The following proteins come from a genomic window of Miscanthus floridulus cultivar M001 chromosome 2, ASM1932011v1, whole genome shotgun sequence:
- the LOC136537080 gene encoding uncharacterized protein, which yields MVEAQATLQRGVASARADPKEPATQGGATEAAPTRTGEGAPTPHEGEARESDGVEVPSVAEAAEVEVPLVSEAEAAEAGAPRTIEAATAGAGALTTTEATMAEAGAPGTTEATMVEARAPGTTEATMAEAGAPGTTEADVIAVRPSAQEVEMKAVEASVAPLVQGPPSLRESVREVEVLLISSDNTSRAQEMADAEVVGAVEQPVLTSGEGSSALTRVRPEPRGWDHSRVLWQSREDPEAEPLFALKDTAEGGRWDMFEQYR from the coding sequence ATGGTAGAGGCACAAGCCACCCTACAACGTGGCGTGGCGTCGgcaagggccgacccgaaggagccggccacccaaggaggggctaccgaggcaGCCCCGACACggacgggggagggagcgcctacACCCCATGAGGGTGAGGCCCGTGAGTCGGATGGGGTTGAAGTgccctcagttgccgaggccGCCGAGGTCGAGGTCCCCTTGGTCtccgaggccgaggcggcggaggccggggcgcccaggaccatcgaggccgctACGGCGGGTGCCGGAGCCCtcacgaccaccgaggccacgatggcggaggccggagcccctgggaccaccgaggccacgatggtggaggccagagcccccgggaccaccgaggccacgatggcggaggccggggcccccgggaccaccgaggccgacgtGATCGCGGTGAGGCCGtcagcccaggaagtggagatgaaggcggtggaggcttcggtggcacccttggttcaaggcccgccatCATTGCGGGAGAGCgtccgggaggtggaggtccttcTGATCTCCTCCGACAATACTTCCCGAGCGCAGGAGATGGCCGACGCCGAGGTGGTcggtgccgtggaacagccggtttTGAcctcgggcgagggaagctcggccctcacacgggtacgacccgagccccgcgggtgggatcactcgCGTGTCCTATGGCAGAGCCGGGAGGACCCTGAGgcggagcctctgtttgccctcaaggacacggccgagggcgggcgctgggacatgttcgagcagtaccgctag
- the LOC136537081 gene encoding uncharacterized protein yields the protein MAQPPNPKRRSLSLPNWRSGLPEDLLESIRQRLTSGHDAVSFRSTCSLWCAAIPFVTFGPLLLLPFDLDSVRVGFYCVSEKVLSKTLPDVCGKVACGSLCGWVALMDEAASVTLLNSFAGAHAPHVELPPVGEHVTAASSSEHMSKVHGWWVLHPTNGYGDADVVDRAIKLEDMGDVFFYEIMLSASLDAAGHECVAMAMLGCSTEVAFYRVGVDNTWTLLDTKLEFSVGSIVHCQDKFLVIDCTGEIFVYNSNAVGATPTVTLLPSLSPPMGLYHRSYLESNGELHIVGAMVSTFHETQSFTYSNVIYKCNIHDRTLEWSKVRDIGDQTLFVSKHFNESFSGISVSKYKENKIYMSEPLYGDPYDLVYRLEIVDIATGASEVKPVQEKMQGSEALDWI from the coding sequence atggctcagcctcccaatcccaagagaaggtccctatCTCTCCCTAACTGGAGGTccggcctgccagaggatctcctcgagtctaTCAGGCAGCGTCTCACGTCAGGCCACGACGCGGTGTCATTCCGATCCACTTGCTCCCTATGGTGCGCCGCCATCCCGTTTGTGACCTTTgggccgctcctgctgctcccgttTGACCTCGACTCGGTccgcgtcggcttctactgcgtttcagagaaggtcttgtccaagacgctgcctGACGTGTgcggcaaggtggcgtgcggctcctTGTGTGGGTGGgtggcgctcatggacgaggcggcATCCGTGACGCTGCTGAATTCATTCGCCGGTGCCCATGCCCCACATGTTGAGCTCCCACCAGTAGGCGAACACGTCACAGCGGCGTCCTCATCGGAACACATGTCTAAGGTCCACGGCTGGTGGGTCCTCCATCCTACCAATGGCTACGGGGACGCGGATGTTGTAgacagagccatcaagctagaagacatgggGGACGTGTTCTTCTATGAGATCATGCTCTCGGCGTCTCTTGACGCCGCCGGCcacgagtgcgtggccatggccatgcttgggtgctccacggaggtcgcaTTCTACCGAGTTGGAGTCGACAACACCTGGACGTTGCTTgacaccaaactagagttctctgtggggtccatcgtccactgccaagacaagttcttggtgattgactgcactggagaaatcttCGTCTACAATAGCAACGCCGTCGGCGCTACTCCAACCGTGACGCTGCTGCCATCATTGTCGCCACCTATGGGGCTCTACCATCGCAGCTACctagaatcaaacggtgagctgcatattgtgggtgccatggtgagcacgttccacgagacacagagcttcacctacagcaaCGTGATCTACAAGTGCAACATCCACGACCGTACGCTGGAGTGGTCCaaggtgagggacatcggtgatcagacactgttcgtgtctaaacatttcaatgaaagcttcagtggaataagtgtatccaagtacaaggagaacaaaatctacatgtctgagccattgtatggggatccatatgACTTGGTCTATCGATTGGAGAttgttgatattgctaccggtgcatccgaagtgaagcccgttcaggaaaagatgcagggttccgaggctctagATTGGATTTGA
- the LOC136539706 gene encoding actin cytoskeleton-regulatory complex protein PAN1-like produces the protein MVDVDRRPSLTHGLPRPPSHAAGLRRLSTRASAPSTPRTPAPPSPSTASAGPAPSPSALLAHLAAAGVTVLPGLSATELAVAEAALGGVQLPPDLRDLLALGLPSGDGFPDYRSPAGLRLLRFAAQEVPAAVVAATLPLAPGRPRSGRGAPPPPPLVPLCGRHYVPATPCLVGNPVFHVSDSGVAFAGANVADFLLHAFAAEPPPGAPLRRQLSAPVPPPSAAAPPSTARRSLDSVTGRAPRWIEFWTDAAAAGDRFLEVPTGYSATSAAVSGAAAPEWLRSSLEEAASMLRRGGWSVREVEEMMRGEGPSGVGEVNVVALALTVDRCCGDLKRGGWGAEEVVEMMGALLGPRKPRRAAPALPPDVAARVGRLAEAVSRAVGSHAKAKPPRPS, from the coding sequence ATGGTCGACGTCGACCGCCGGCCGTCGCTCACGCACGGCCTCCCGCGGCCGCCTTCCCATGCCGCCGGCCTGCGCCGCCTCTCCACCCGCGCCTCGGCACCCAGCACCCCGCGCACCCCGGCGCCTCCGTctccctccaccgcctccgcgggCCCCGCGCCCTCCCCATCCGCGCTTCTCGCCCACCTCGCCGCGGCGGGGGTGACCGTCCTCCCGGGCCTCTCCGCCACCGAGCTCGCCGTCGCGGAGGCCGCGCTCGGCGGCGTCCAGCTCCCGCCCGACCTCCGCGACCTCCTTGCGCTGGGCCTGCCGTCGGGGGACGGCTTCCCGGACTACCGCTCCCCCGCGGGGCTGCGCCTCCTCCGCTTCGCCGCGCAGGAGGTCCCCGCGGCGGTCGTCGCCGCGACGCTGCCCCTCGCCCCGGGCCGGCCGCGATCCGGGCGAGgcgcgccgccgcccccgcccctaGTCCCGCTGTGCGGCCGGCATTACGTGCCGGCGACGCCCTGCCTCGTGGGCAACCCGGTGTTCCACGTGTCCGACTCCGGCGTGGCGTTCGCGGGCGCCAACGTGGCCGACTTCCTCCTCCACGCCTTCGCCGCCGAGCCGCCCCCCGGCGCGCCGCTCAGGCGCCAGCTCTCCGCCCCGGTCCCGCCGCCGtcggccgccgcgccgccgtccaCGGCGCGCCGGAGCCTGGACTCCGTCACCGGCAGGGCCCCGCGCTGGATCGAGTTCTGGACCGACGCCGCCGCGGCCGGGGACCGGTTCTTGGAGGTCCCCACGGGCTACAGCGCCACGAGCGCCGCCGTgtccggcgcggcggcgccggagTGGCTGCGGTCCAGCCTTGAGGAGGCGGCCTCCATGCTGAGGCGCGGCGGGTGGAGCGTCCGCGAGGTGGAGGAGATGATGAGGGGAGAGGGTCCCAGCGGCGTCGGCGAGGTCAATGTGGTGGCGTTGGCATTGACGGTCGACCGGTGCTGCGGCGACCTGAAGAGGGGAGGGTGGGGcgcggaggaggtggtggagatgaTGGGGGCGCTGCTGGGGCCGAGGAAGCCGCGGCGGGCGGCGCCAGCGCTGCCGCCGGACGTGGCCGCACGGGTGGGGCGGCTCGCCGAGGCCGTGTCGCGGGCTGTCGGGTCCCATGCCAAAGCGAAACCTCCGAGGCCATCTTGA